From a region of the Halobacteriovorax sp. HLS genome:
- a CDS encoding TSUP family transporter — MSFMLLISVLIIFSTIQSVLGVGLLVFGTPTLLIMGFSFEETLSIVLPASICISLLQVIEPQKSGKSFRKEFNLFCLPFVFLGVYYVLLNEKNIDLSIYVGGMLFISGAIRLSSKLTTILSSFIFQYRKLYQVILGLVHGLTNMGGGLLTLFSSSIHSGDKNSTRAGVAYGYLLMGVIQYGMLLFFHPEFISIKIVLYVLIAAVSYLLFGKRLYVNTQEKLFHNSVTAIILFYGCVLIFR; from the coding sequence ATGAGCTTTATGCTTCTAATAAGCGTTCTTATTATTTTTTCGACTATTCAATCTGTTTTGGGGGTCGGTCTATTGGTATTTGGTACTCCAACTTTGCTTATTATGGGATTCTCTTTCGAAGAAACTCTCAGTATCGTATTACCAGCATCAATCTGTATTAGTTTACTACAGGTCATAGAACCTCAAAAATCGGGAAAATCTTTTCGCAAAGAGTTTAATCTCTTCTGTCTGCCTTTTGTGTTCTTGGGTGTTTACTATGTCCTTCTTAACGAAAAAAATATTGACTTAAGTATCTATGTTGGTGGAATGCTTTTTATAAGTGGTGCTATCAGACTATCTTCAAAGCTTACTACCATTCTTTCAAGCTTTATTTTTCAATATCGAAAATTGTACCAAGTGATCTTAGGTTTAGTGCACGGGCTTACTAATATGGGGGGAGGCTTGTTAACTCTATTCTCTTCTTCCATCCATAGTGGAGATAAGAATTCGACTAGGGCAGGGGTTGCTTACGGTTATTTACTAATGGGTGTTATCCAGTATGGAATGCTTCTATTTTTTCATCCTGAGTTTATATCAATTAAGATTGTTCTTTATGTTCTTATCGCAGCAGTTTCATATCTTTTATTTGGAAAGCGTTTATATGTTAATACGCAAGAAAAGTTATTCCATAACTCGGTCACAGCGATCATTCTTTTCTACGGTTGCGTTTTGATCTTTCGTTAG
- a CDS encoding ABC transporter substrate-binding protein: protein MSLESVLDAILASESFCVEILIIMINISLISLFVLMLSLSSTVCADEKNITEGVLKIGTMDLRPYGWQDRSGKKQGIIFELNEEIGKRLNIPYVNKIYPFKRMLKLLNEGKIDLISSQAHAESLESGEKLAIQFDINVIAGTKKGENIKSINDFKGKHMVFHRSASYVELEGIPKKVIQVNSYRQALSVLVKDRKASGAVFSEPAYYYWMKDLGLTNKDFGKVIMITPNKKQWVFVRKDLPIELKNKIATIVKQIYDENMYNSLLKKYGKE, encoded by the coding sequence TTGAGTTTAGAAAGTGTTCTTGATGCTATACTTGCATCTGAGTCTTTTTGTGTGGAGATCTTAATAATTATGATCAATATTTCTTTGATAAGTTTATTTGTCTTGATGTTATCTCTTTCTAGTACAGTTTGTGCTGATGAAAAGAATATTACAGAAGGAGTTCTTAAAATAGGAACTATGGATTTACGTCCATACGGGTGGCAAGATCGATCAGGAAAAAAACAAGGAATTATATTCGAATTAAATGAAGAAATCGGAAAAAGATTGAATATTCCATATGTAAACAAAATTTATCCTTTCAAAAGAATGCTAAAATTATTGAACGAAGGAAAGATCGATCTCATCTCTTCTCAGGCACATGCTGAGTCGTTAGAGTCCGGTGAAAAGCTTGCTATTCAATTTGATATAAATGTCATTGCAGGTACGAAAAAAGGTGAAAATATTAAGAGTATAAATGACTTTAAGGGGAAGCACATGGTATTTCATCGATCTGCATCTTATGTAGAACTTGAAGGTATTCCAAAGAAAGTGATTCAGGTTAATAGTTATAGGCAAGCGCTTAGTGTGCTTGTTAAAGATAGAAAGGCCTCTGGCGCCGTTTTTTCTGAACCAGCATATTACTATTGGATGAAGGATTTAGGGCTTACAAATAAGGATTTTGGAAAAGTTATTATGATAACCCCAAATAAGAAACAATGGGTATTTGTTAGAAAGGACCTTCCTATAGAGCTAAAAAATAAAATCGCAACAATTGTAAAACAGATATACGACGAGAATATGTATAATTCATTACTTAAGAAATACGGTAAAGAATAG
- a CDS encoding ATP-binding protein, translating into MFSLLEVLLYVIIYTTMLYSVVVFLQRKKLFGKINKSPLTYSLTLAAYCTAWTFYGSVGSSAKSGVIFLTIYLGPMISIILWDSILRKLIRAKEQYKITSIADFVSTRYGKSAKVAFIATSLALIGTIPYISLQIKAIIGSISLLTSNEALGFLTEAFIVVLIIMGTIILGIKKVSLTERHPKMITVIALENIVKLVTFILIGSVAFFVYNEQPWNFFNDLKTYLPESYAYMGNRDFKDIATWATYLILATNAILFLPRQFHIAVVENNNENHITHAKWQFGLYLFLINLFVLPIVVTAYKLGFTIEQADQFIVNLSMLKGSKYLAIAIFIGGFSAASGMIMLSTMTVSTMVSNHIVIPILKTTNTLNYLSKYLLQIRWISAFVLITSSYMYMKVMEGKYALVAMGMISFSAALQFAPAIILGLYWKEANKRGVFCGTVPGALIWLYTLVLPAFCKSGFISMDILEYGPFGISFLRPENLFGLTGLHYLTNSLIWTMFFNITGFVIGSLSYEQSVEEEKISKEIVFNLSADNEGTQLQEDHEREIEKSQKKEIVQTTLRKYFTDKVVETYSNDIFKDIGHIDHDLISIIELFEIRNRLETKLTGAIGSANASSDIESSGLFTEIEKEALSNFYAKLITDLNVDPRELNKRINLYKEKQDFILEQNNNLEKLVAKRTEELESQKEKTFQASKLSALGEMASGIAHEINNPLTIISSTSSLIRRLSTKDKLSSDRLHEQLGDIDRTVKRINSIINGMKNLSRDTSRDDFAETRITDIVEDCLGICESKFKSAGVMFTINMNDEAKNSTISCKRIDISRVIINFLNNAFDVVSELEEKWIVLDIDIFDNLITFSLTDSGKGISEEVQEKIFQPFFTTKEIGKGTGLGLSLSKTIIEDHGGEITLSKNCANTRFLITFPIRHTLSEIA; encoded by the coding sequence ATGTTTAGTCTTCTTGAAGTTCTCCTGTATGTAATTATTTACACCACGATGCTTTATTCTGTCGTAGTCTTCTTACAAAGAAAGAAACTTTTTGGAAAAATCAATAAGAGCCCACTCACATACTCCTTAACACTCGCTGCATACTGTACTGCATGGACTTTCTACGGCTCGGTTGGATCATCGGCCAAAAGTGGAGTTATCTTTTTAACTATTTACTTGGGACCAATGATATCCATAATTCTTTGGGATTCAATTTTACGTAAACTCATTAGAGCAAAAGAGCAGTATAAAATTACGAGTATTGCGGACTTTGTTTCAACAAGATACGGAAAATCTGCAAAAGTCGCCTTCATAGCAACATCTCTTGCTCTAATTGGAACTATTCCTTACATATCATTACAAATTAAAGCAATTATTGGATCAATATCTTTGTTAACAAGTAATGAAGCTTTAGGTTTTCTAACAGAGGCATTTATTGTAGTTCTAATTATTATGGGCACTATCATTCTTGGAATCAAAAAAGTTAGCTTAACAGAGAGACACCCAAAAATGATAACTGTCATAGCACTAGAAAATATTGTAAAGTTAGTTACGTTTATTTTGATTGGGAGTGTTGCATTCTTCGTATATAACGAGCAACCTTGGAACTTTTTTAACGATTTAAAAACTTACCTACCTGAGAGTTATGCCTATATGGGCAATCGAGACTTCAAAGATATCGCCACATGGGCAACATATTTAATATTAGCAACAAATGCAATTTTATTCCTTCCTAGACAGTTTCACATTGCAGTAGTTGAAAATAATAATGAAAACCATATTACCCATGCTAAATGGCAATTTGGTTTATATCTTTTCTTAATTAATTTATTTGTTCTTCCTATTGTAGTAACGGCCTACAAGTTAGGCTTTACAATCGAACAAGCTGATCAATTCATAGTAAATCTTTCTATGCTAAAAGGTTCAAAATATTTAGCTATAGCTATATTCATTGGAGGATTTTCAGCAGCGTCAGGAATGATCATGCTATCTACGATGACAGTTTCAACAATGGTTTCAAATCATATTGTCATTCCTATATTAAAAACAACTAACACTTTAAACTATCTAAGTAAGTACTTACTTCAAATAAGATGGATAAGTGCTTTCGTACTTATCACAAGTTCATATATGTATATGAAAGTAATGGAAGGTAAATATGCATTAGTAGCAATGGGCATGATCTCATTTTCAGCTGCACTCCAATTTGCTCCCGCAATTATTTTAGGTCTATACTGGAAGGAGGCCAACAAACGAGGTGTCTTCTGCGGAACAGTTCCTGGAGCACTCATTTGGCTATATACTTTAGTTCTACCTGCATTTTGTAAAAGTGGATTTATTTCAATGGATATTTTAGAATATGGACCATTTGGAATATCTTTTCTAAGGCCAGAAAATCTATTTGGATTAACTGGGTTACACTACTTAACAAACTCACTAATTTGGACAATGTTCTTTAATATAACAGGATTTGTTATTGGAAGTTTAAGCTATGAGCAATCAGTTGAAGAGGAGAAAATTTCAAAAGAAATTGTCTTCAACTTAAGCGCTGATAATGAAGGTACACAGTTGCAAGAGGACCATGAAAGAGAAATTGAGAAATCTCAGAAAAAAGAGATTGTACAAACAACTCTTAGAAAATATTTCACAGATAAAGTAGTAGAAACATACTCAAATGATATCTTTAAAGATATAGGACATATTGATCACGATTTAATTTCAATTATAGAACTTTTCGAAATTAGAAATCGCCTTGAAACAAAACTAACAGGTGCTATTGGGTCGGCCAATGCATCTAGTGACATTGAGTCTTCAGGTCTTTTTACAGAAATTGAAAAAGAGGCGCTTTCAAATTTCTATGCGAAACTCATTACTGACCTTAATGTAGACCCAAGGGAATTAAATAAAAGAATAAACCTATATAAGGAAAAGCAAGATTTCATTCTAGAGCAAAATAACAACCTAGAGAAACTTGTAGCTAAAAGAACTGAAGAGCTTGAGAGTCAAAAGGAGAAAACATTTCAAGCATCCAAACTATCTGCCCTTGGAGAAATGGCAAGTGGAATTGCTCACGAAATAAATAATCCTTTGACCATTATAAGCTCAACCTCCTCTCTAATTAGAAGACTATCAACAAAAGATAAATTGTCTAGTGATAGACTACATGAGCAGCTTGGAGACATCGATAGAACAGTTAAAAGAATAAACTCAATAATTAACGGTATGAAAAACCTTTCTAGAGACACTTCAAGAGACGACTTTGCTGAAACAAGGATTACCGATATTGTAGAAGACTGCCTTGGTATTTGCGAAAGTAAATTTAAAAGTGCTGGTGTTATGTTTACGATTAATATGAATGATGAAGCTAAAAACTCAACAATAAGCTGTAAACGTATTGATATTTCTCGAGTTATTATTAATTTTCTAAACAATGCTTTCGACGTTGTATCAGAATTAGAAGAAAAGTGGATCGTTTTGGATATTGATATCTTTGATAATTTGATTACATTCAGCCTTACGGACTCTGGAAAAGGTATTTCAGAAGAAGTTCAAGAGAAAATCTTTCAACCATTTTTTACAACAAAGGAAATTGGAAAAGGCACTGGCCTAGGACTTAGTTTATCTAAAACAATTATCGAAGATCATGGTGGCGAAATCACTCTATCAAAGAATTGTGCAAACACTAGGTTTCTCATCACATTTCCAATACGGCACACTCTTTCAGAAATAGCTTAG
- a CDS encoding YHYH protein: protein MYLIILLSLFNLSTYAQREARVHTMLQSGGVRLIKATESLEFSSTVNISNNSKNLIIVSNGIPDHNVGKFPNAGNPHAINKQKYLYRVAINPIMNMVVTPLEMTYDFGVALNGIPFDPGADEWFQGQRNSEWQYEALSGAVRLGVDENHAHVQPTGAYHYHGLPLQLMEKLGVRKGAQSPVIGYAADGFKILALYGKNGTKVYSSYRLKKGTRPIGGKYDGTFVSDYEFVKGSGDLDRCNGKAIGEEYFYFLTEEFPVIPRCFRGTPDPSFRKGRNQPGDDNVVTKRPLHPPHIQKPHVHGPPMAAKNACKDKLVNKPCEFNSPHGVVRGMCFKSPSGEMACRP, encoded by the coding sequence ATGTATCTAATTATTTTACTTTCTCTGTTTAACTTATCTACTTACGCTCAACGTGAGGCAAGAGTCCATACAATGCTTCAGTCTGGTGGAGTAAGACTAATAAAAGCTACTGAAAGTTTAGAATTTTCTAGTACTGTAAATATCTCAAATAATAGTAAGAATTTGATTATTGTTTCTAATGGCATCCCTGATCATAATGTTGGAAAATTTCCAAATGCTGGAAATCCTCATGCAATTAATAAGCAAAAGTATCTTTATAGAGTTGCTATAAATCCAATTATGAATATGGTTGTCACTCCATTAGAGATGACTTACGACTTTGGCGTTGCTCTAAATGGTATTCCATTTGACCCTGGTGCGGACGAGTGGTTTCAAGGACAAAGAAACTCTGAATGGCAGTATGAAGCATTATCAGGTGCTGTTCGCTTAGGAGTTGACGAGAATCATGCTCATGTCCAGCCTACTGGGGCATACCACTACCATGGACTCCCTCTCCAATTAATGGAAAAGCTAGGGGTACGTAAGGGGGCACAGTCTCCTGTCATTGGGTACGCTGCGGATGGGTTTAAAATTCTCGCCCTCTATGGAAAGAATGGAACAAAAGTTTATTCAAGCTACAGATTGAAAAAGGGAACCAGGCCTATTGGTGGAAAGTATGATGGGACATTCGTTAGTGATTATGAATTTGTTAAAGGCTCTGGTGATTTAGATCGTTGTAATGGAAAAGCAATAGGTGAGGAGTACTTCTACTTCTTAACTGAGGAGTTTCCTGTCATCCCTAGATGTTTTAGGGGAACTCCTGATCCTAGTTTTAGAAAGGGGCGAAATCAGCCAGGGGACGATAATGTTGTCACTAAGAGACCGTTACATCCTCCTCATATTCAAAAGCCTCATGTTCATGGCCCACCAATGGCCGCTAAGAATGCTTGCAAGGATAAACTTGTTAATAAGCCATGCGAGTTTAATTCCCCACATGGAGTAGTTAGAGGAATGTGCTTTAAATCTCCTTCTGGAGAAATGGCCTGTAGACCATAA
- a CDS encoding HAD family hydrolase: MKINAIVFDMDGTIVDSQLDFNQMRDEIGIPKDFPILDFLEDIQDEKLKEKGFAIVEKHELTGASKATPLRDIDSFIQLLMEANFPIGILTRNSKKVTDLTLAKFPWEFNYVLTRDCAPPKPNPEGLFLMAKKFNTPIENLLYIGDYDFDLETARNAGAISGLFLNQRNSHLAKAADLSITNYMDLVSELKLSEL; encoded by the coding sequence ATGAAAATAAATGCTATTGTATTTGATATGGATGGAACGATAGTTGACTCCCAGCTCGACTTTAATCAAATGAGGGACGAGATTGGTATTCCTAAAGACTTTCCAATTCTAGACTTCTTAGAAGATATTCAAGATGAGAAGTTAAAAGAAAAAGGTTTTGCAATTGTTGAGAAACATGAGCTAACTGGTGCATCTAAAGCAACACCTTTAAGAGACATTGATTCATTCATTCAACTACTAATGGAAGCAAATTTTCCAATCGGTATATTGACAAGGAACTCCAAGAAAGTAACAGACCTTACACTGGCAAAATTTCCCTGGGAGTTCAATTACGTACTAACAAGAGACTGCGCCCCTCCAAAACCAAACCCTGAAGGATTATTCTTAATGGCAAAGAAGTTTAATACGCCTATTGAAAACTTGTTATACATTGGAGACTATGACTTTGATCTCGAAACAGCTCGCAATGCTGGTGCGATCTCAGGTCTGTTTCTAAACCAAAGAAATTCGCACCTAGCAAAAGCCGCCGATCTCAGTATTACAAATTATATGGATCTCGTCTCAGAGCTAAAACTATCCGAACTTTAG
- a CDS encoding magnesium transporter translates to MSIKRLFSFLRFVMVQEEKIIEDTQEIVAKLSEILDSEENGSNKTYDVMELLLELREVDDELYIKTLKKFPNEFLADVVSEMPAHIQEEVSDLISFRRLAKVATEMDTDDAADFIQTISEHNENRAEEILEKINVEDREEIRNLISYEDDVAGAYMQIELFTAKINENIDESIKNLRNLKNKDEVKGVYHVFITDDFGKFICSIGLEEVIIFDRSETYEKFLESSQYVWNKVTANHKDYIRDVVERVSDYNLSVIPVVDEAGYLLGRITSDDIYDIMEDSATEDIFHMAGVNADAESGEDFYDVAKSRGFWLAINLVTAIAASIVIGLFDQTIGKFVSLAVLMPIVASMGGNAGTQTLTVTVRQLAIGEIDWEDGLGTIKKEILISLLNGLIFAVLIGVIAHLWFGIESLGLVIAASTIINLFIAGLFGSTIPLILTRFDIDPAIGSTVLLTTATDIFGFLTFLGLAKLILV, encoded by the coding sequence TTGTCGATAAAGAGATTATTTTCATTTTTAAGGTTTGTTATGGTTCAAGAAGAAAAAATTATCGAGGACACTCAAGAGATAGTTGCGAAGCTGTCTGAGATTCTTGATTCCGAGGAAAATGGATCTAACAAGACTTACGATGTTATGGAGTTATTGCTCGAACTTCGTGAGGTTGATGACGAACTTTATATTAAAACCCTCAAAAAATTTCCGAATGAATTCTTAGCTGATGTTGTCTCGGAAATGCCTGCACATATTCAAGAAGAAGTTTCTGATCTTATAAGTTTTCGTCGTCTTGCAAAAGTTGCAACGGAGATGGATACAGATGATGCAGCTGATTTTATTCAAACGATTAGTGAGCATAATGAAAATAGGGCAGAAGAGATCCTTGAGAAAATCAATGTTGAGGATAGAGAAGAAATTCGTAACCTTATCTCTTATGAAGATGATGTTGCGGGTGCTTATATGCAGATTGAGTTATTTACCGCAAAAATTAATGAGAATATTGACGAGTCTATTAAAAATCTTAGAAACTTAAAAAATAAAGATGAAGTAAAAGGTGTTTACCATGTCTTTATTACCGATGATTTCGGAAAGTTTATTTGTTCAATTGGACTAGAAGAAGTCATTATTTTTGACAGAAGCGAAACTTACGAAAAGTTTTTAGAGTCAAGTCAGTATGTGTGGAATAAGGTTACTGCTAATCATAAAGACTATATTCGTGATGTGGTAGAGAGAGTTAGTGATTACAACCTTTCTGTTATTCCAGTTGTTGATGAGGCCGGATATTTACTAGGTCGAATCACGTCCGATGATATTTATGATATTATGGAGGATTCAGCGACTGAGGATATCTTTCATATGGCCGGTGTTAATGCCGATGCAGAATCCGGTGAGGACTTCTATGATGTTGCTAAGTCTAGAGGATTTTGGCTTGCGATAAATCTAGTTACAGCAATAGCGGCTTCAATTGTGATTGGACTTTTTGATCAAACGATAGGAAAGTTCGTCTCCCTTGCTGTACTAATGCCTATTGTTGCTTCAATGGGTGGAAATGCTGGAACTCAGACACTAACCGTTACAGTTAGACAGCTAGCAATTGGTGAGATTGATTGGGAAGATGGGTTAGGAACTATTAAAAAAGAGATTTTAATTTCGCTTTTAAACGGGCTTATCTTTGCTGTACTGATTGGAGTCATTGCTCATTTATGGTTTGGTATAGAGTCTCTTGGCCTAGTTATAGCAGCATCGACAATTATAAATCTTTTCATTGCAGGTCTTTTCGGTTCAACCATACCCCTTATCTTGACTCGCTTTGATATTGATCCGGCCATAGGTAGTACAGTTTTATTAACAACAGCTACTGATATTTTCGGCTTTCTTACATTTCTGGGGTTAGCAAAGCTAATCCTAGTGTAG